A part of Aquaspirillum sp. LM1 genomic DNA contains:
- a CDS encoding FdtA/QdtA family cupin domain-containing protein — MLIHTVDFKVLSDGRGSLISLEGGSADVPFDIQRVYYIFGVGEGVVRGAHAHKRLRQVVVCMSGSCRMVLDNGLGVKEDIVLDTPTRGLLISSMTWREMHDFTPDCVLVVLADSHYDESDYYRNYDDFLRAARGAA; from the coding sequence ATGCTGATCCACACCGTTGACTTCAAAGTGCTTTCCGATGGCCGAGGTTCACTGATTTCGCTGGAAGGCGGCAGCGCCGATGTGCCGTTCGACATCCAGCGCGTGTACTACATTTTTGGCGTGGGTGAAGGTGTGGTGCGTGGTGCGCACGCGCACAAACGCCTGCGCCAGGTGGTGGTGTGCATGTCTGGGAGCTGCCGGATGGTGCTGGACAATGGCCTGGGCGTCAAAGAAGACATCGTGCTGGACACGCCCACACGCGGCCTGCTGATCAGCAGCATGACCTGGCGGGAAATGCACGATTTCACCCCCGACTGTGTGCTGGTGGTGCTGGCCGACAGCCACTACGACGAGAGCGATTACTACCGCAATTACGACGATTTTCTGCGCGCCGCGCGCGGCGCAGCCTGA